Proteins co-encoded in one Pararge aegeria chromosome 19, ilParAegt1.1, whole genome shotgun sequence genomic window:
- the LOC120632074 gene encoding serine protease 52-like, with amino-acid sequence MVGFMACFSLAILCSRFKIYSSQENPEGRVVDGQFVKICHFPHAVFLEIIKPERSTHICGSSVVNQHFLLTAAHCFSEEQRRSKDEIVAYAGHEDLEKTTIVRKTRLPIVHEKYDPEVVENDIALVYLPHKLPLGNSVKRIIIMKYFPRNKKGSLAGWGIINDITNEGTMLLKAVTQTVGNQKVCSSVVSGPGMLCAGSTRASDPRPAAGDSGSGLITRNYQLLGVLSYKLPSLPALPVYTNVSYYYNWICNNIKRKCLKN; translated from the exons ATGGTTGGCTTCATGGCATGTTTTTCACTGGCCATTTTATGTTCAAGATTCAAAATTTATTCAAGTCAGGAGAATCCAGAAGGTCGCGTAGTCGATGGGCAGTTTGTGAAAATCTGTCATTTTCCTCACGCTGTCTttctagaaataataaaaccagAACGGTCCACTCATATTTGTGGATCCTCCGTAGTAAACCAACACTTCCTACTGACGGCAGCCCACTGTTTTTCAGAAGAACAAAGAAGAAGTAAAGACGAAATTGTGGCATATGCTGGTCACGAAGATTTGGAAAAG ACCACTATTGTCAGAAAGACACGTTTGCCGATTGTCCATGAGAAGTACGATCCCGAAGTGGTGGAGAATGATATAGCGCTAGTATATCTTCCTCATAAATTACCTTTGGGCAATAGTGTCAAAcggataataataatgaaatatttcccTCGAAACAAAAAAGGCTCATTAGCAGGATGGGGTATCATAAAT GACATCACTAATGAAGGGACAATGTTACTCAAAGCAGTAACACAGACAGTAGGGAATCAAAAAGTTTGCTCCAGTGTAGTCTCTGGACCAGGTATGCTGTGCGCAGGGAGTACGCGAGCGTCAGACCCAAGGCCGGCGgc GGGAGACTCGGGCAGTGGTTTAATAACTCGCAACTATCAATTATTAGGAGTCCTTTCTTACAAACTGCCATCCCTGCCCGCTCTTCCAGTCTACACGAATGTTTCATATTACTATAATTggatttgtaataatattaaaagaaaatgtttaaaaaattaa
- the LOC120632075 gene encoding ATP-dependent Clp protease proteolytic subunit, with protein MAMNYVRQFTRTALIVPKSRNVALRAISTSEPARLGMIPIVVEQTGRGERAYDIYSRLLRERIICLMGPINDDISSLVVAQLLFLQSESSKKPVHLYINSPGGNVTAGLGIYDTMQYITPPVATWCVGQACSMASLLLAAGAPGMRHALPNSRIMIHQPSGGVRGQATDIQIQAEEILKLKAQINGLYVRHTGLALEKVQNSMERDHFMSPTEAKVFGLIDNILEHPPSHAMENECSVPPTSPAAATTTD; from the coding sequence ATGGCAATGAATTACGTTCGCCAATTTACCAGAACTGCCCTAATTGTTCCAAAGTCGAGGAACGTAGCCCTAAGGGCTATAAGTACGAGTGAGCCGGCGAGACTTGGCATGATACCTATTGTGGTCGAACAGACTGGTAGAGGAGAGAGAGCTTACGACATTTACTCCAGACTCTTGCGGGAGCGTATTATTTGCCTAATGGGACCCATAAATGATGATATCAGCTCCCTAGTTGTAGCTCAACTCTTATTCCTGCAGTCTGAATCCAGTAAAAAACCTGTACATCTGTACATAAACTCTCCTGGCGGCAATGTGACTGCTGGTCTAGGTATATACGACACCATGCAGTACATAACTCCGCCGGTGGCGACGTGGTGTGTTGGACAAGCTTGCAGTATGGCATCCCTTCTTCTAGCAGCTGGTGCACCAGGCATGCGTCACGCATTACCAAATTCCCGTATAATGATCCATCAACCGTCTGGTGGTGTTCGTGGACAAGCCACTGATATTCAAATTCAAGCTGAAGAGATTTTAAAACTGAAGGCGCAGATTAATGGACTTTATGTCCGTCACACTGGTTTGGCTTTAGAAAAAGTGCAAAATTCCATGGAGCGAGACCATTTTATGTCACCAACCGAGGCTAAAGTGTTTGGCCTGATTGATAATATACTAGAGCACCCTCCATCCCATGCAATGGAAAATGAATGTTCAGTTCCACCAACAAGTCCAGCTGCTGCAACTACTACTGATTAG
- the LOC120632297 gene encoding uncharacterized protein LOC120632297, giving the protein MNNNRLSSKEMVAKSKNKALSCSTPEHRIESPSRDSDSICDSESASPVPFLCTQDGAEGETDVVWNFYTPKSETAKSRLKNTTPLSRRPKKTVRSIPNEKPIPRRRPVKPSQKKTELFQDLLELNQNLHEYISKKPSVTTVVSKPQSEEDIFSDTSDSSPRSGLKSKNRCLRKNVLSSKFTKAEPESGLESDDSMNECLLKASQVVEENILNLQPKPAKRPCFDSITKCFKPGLSVNIDQDSMDTILNNIKLESPSVHRIKKCDSPKLNNDSFDCLLGNLNDSALERLSQMPIKSESRNRTSKINESSWMLKELVVCDGSPSSKTVFGRHNSMPESPSVNNSNKPSTSGTAFGRYSSMPFNKSDDKITVPGDSPIRCTPDEIKKKHKQAREKLMAKRQLPFTATQQSIPTLLQSQINPVPKKTSFQLKVPSSKVNSVERKDAVQKTNTDVDIKLIIEKKRQEALMKLRKRQPLSK; this is encoded by the exons atgaataataatagattatCATCAAAAGAAATGGTCGCTAAGAGTAAAAACAAAg CTTTGTCCTGTTCAACACCGGAACATAGGATAGAATCACCATCTAGAGATAGTGATTCTATTTGTGATTCTGAGTCGGCCAGTCCTGTACCATTTCTATGTACGCAAGATGGAGCAGAGGGTGAGACAGATGTTGTTTGGAATTTCTATACACCTAAATCTGAAACAGCTAAATCACGGCTTAAAAATACTACACCTTTAAGCAGGCGGCCAAAAAAAACAGTAAGATCCATTCCAAACGAAAAACCCATACCCAGACGTAGACCTGTAAAACCCTCCCAGAAGAAAACTGAACTGTTTCAAGATCTTCTGGAATTGAATCAGAATTTGCATGAATACATTTCTAAAAAGCCTTCTGTCACCACAGTTGTAAGTAAGCCACAGTCTGAAGAAGATATATTTAGTGATACAAGTGACAGTTCACCAAGAAGTGGATTAAAAAGCAAGAATCGCTGCCTTAGGAAGAACGTtctaagttcaaagtttacaaAAGCTGAACCAGAGAGTGGCCTGGAGTCAGATGATTCAATGAACGAGTGCTTATTGAAAGCCAGTCAGGTTGTGGAGGAAAATATATTGAACTTACAGCCTAAACCAGCAAAAAGGCCTTGTTTTGACTcaattacaaaatgttttaagcCAGGCCTAAGTGTAAACATAGATCAGGATTCAATGGAcaccattttaaataatatcaagTTAGAATCACCATCTGTacatagaataaaaaagtgtgattcacctaaattaaataatgactCCTTTGATTGTTTACTTGGTAATTTAAATGATAGTGCCTTAGAGAGACTCTCACAAATGCCAATAAAAAGTGAATCACGGAATAGaacaagtaaaattaatgaaagtaGTTGGATGTTGAAAGAATTAGTTGTTTGTGATGGAAGCCCATCATCTAAGACTGTTTTCGGCAGGCATAATTCAATGCCAGAGTCTCCGTCAgtcaataatagtaataaaccTTCAACCAGCGGAACGGCTTTTGGAAGGTACAGTTCAATGCCATTCAACAAAAGTGATGACAAAATAACAG ttccAGGAGATTCTCCAATAAGATGCACACCTGATGAAATAAAGAAGAAACATAAACAAGCAAGAGAAAAGCTTATGGCCAAAAGACAGCTTCCTTTTACCGCAACGCAGCAGTCCATACCAACGTTATTACAATCACAAATAAATCCAGTTCCTAAAAAAACAAGTTTCCAACTTAAAGTTCCCAGTAGTAAGGTTAATTCAGTGGAAAGAAAAGATGCTGTTCAGAAAACTAATACAGATGtggatataaaattgataatcgAAAAGAAGAGACAGGAAGCTTTAATGAAGCTCAGAAAAAGGCAACCTCTAAGTAAATAG